Below is a genomic region from Bdellovibrio bacteriovorus.
CAATTTTGTTAGCTGCTTCTGGTGAAATTTGGATCATGGGAACTCCTTGTAACCTTATTACTACCCTGGAAGTATACCACAGCTGTCAAGGGTTGAGGAGGATAGAAAAAGGCCCTTGCGTTGAGCCTTTAAGTATTTGTTTTTGTTAGGAATTTATTAATGAAGAGCGTTCTTTAGGATCTCTGCCGCGCGAAGAACTTCTTCTTCGTTACTCCAGCGACCCAGGCTCAACCGAATCGAACATTGAACTTCGTCCACCGAAAGACCGATGCCACGCAGGACGTGGCTGACCACCATCGCGCCTGTGCCGCAAGCAGAACCTGTGCTGACACCCAACTTCTGCAAACGAGGTAAAAGAGCTTCGGTTTTATATCCCGGCAAAGTGATGTTTAATAAATTCGAAGCACGCTCTGTGGGATGTCCGTTCATGCGGATGCCTGGGATTTTTTCGTGCAGTGTTTGCCAGAAAAGATCGCGAAGCTCGCGCAAGCGTTTGCACTCTTCGGCCATCGTTGCTTGGCAGATTTCAGCCGCCACACCCATGCCCACAATCCCTGGGACATTCAATGATCCTGAGCGAAGTCCGCGCTCTTGACCGCCACCGTGAAGAAGTGGATTCAATTGCACCTTCGGATCTTTACCGCGAATGTAAAGCGCACCCACTCCTTTAGGTCCATAGATTTTATGTCCCGAAAAAGACATAAGATCCACGCCCATTTCAGTCACATTCATTGGAATTTTACCCGCAGCTTGAGTGGCGTCCGTGTGCAGATAAATTTTATTTTCTTTGGCAATTTTCGCGATTTCTGGAATGGGATTGATAGTGCCGATTTCATTATTCACCCAGATAAAGCTCATCAATTTTGTATGCGGCTTAATGGCTTTGCGAATTGTTTCTAGCTCCACCTGACCGTAAGAATTCACGGGCAGGAAGTCGACTTCAACTCCCATTTTTTCTGCCGCTGCCATCGCCTTCATGATGGAGCTGTGTTCGATAGTGCTAGTGATGAAGTGAATAGGCGCTGTCGGATTTTCTTCGCGAAGTTTTGTCAGAAGACCAAAGATCGCCCAGTTGTTCGCTTCGGTCGCGCCACTGGTAAAGAAAACTTCCATGGATTTTGCGCCGATCAAGGAAGCCACTTGGCCACGCGCTTTAGTAGCTGCGTTTTCTGCGATCCAACCCCATTGATGAGCCGCACTTGCGGGATTTCCGAAGTACTCTTTAAAGTAAGGTTCCATCGCGTGATAGACTTGAGGGTCCACAGGAGTGGTCGCATTGTAATCAAGATAAATCGGCTTGTCGTGTTGCAAACTTGTTCCCATCGGACGTTCAGAGCTTAATTCCATGGGAAGAGCTAATCCTGCCGAAAGGGGCGCGTCAAGCCGTTTCTTTGGCGCTTACTTTTTCCTCGAATTCTTGGATTTTTTCATTCAGGAAGTTCTGCGCTTTGTATTTATCCAGGTCTTGTAAATCGCCTTTAAGAATATGCAGTTGCGAGATTCCCTGGTTTTTTAAGCGCTCTTTTTGCACATTGTAAAACACGCCGCCGCGGGGAGTGTAGAGAACGTACTTATTGTTTCTGGGCAGATAGATGTAGACGTTAAATTCCACAGCCACATTGCCAGCCATTTCCTCCAGTTTGATTGAGGCCATTTCTTCCGCTGGAGAATCGCCGTAGCGGGTTTGCACGTTGTTGCAAGGAAAGAAGGCCATGGCGACCTCATTGCCTTCATGCAAAGACTTGCGAAGAAATTCCGCGCAA
It encodes:
- a CDS encoding cysteine desulfurase family protein — encoded protein: MELSSERPMGTSLQHDKPIYLDYNATTPVDPQVYHAMEPYFKEYFGNPASAAHQWGWIAENAATKARGQVASLIGAKSMEVFFTSGATEANNWAIFGLLTKLREENPTAPIHFITSTIEHSSIMKAMAAAEKMGVEVDFLPVNSYGQVELETIRKAIKPHTKLMSFIWVNNEIGTINPIPEIAKIAKENKIYLHTDATQAAGKIPMNVTEMGVDLMSFSGHKIYGPKGVGALYIRGKDPKVQLNPLLHGGGQERGLRSGSLNVPGIVGMGVAAEICQATMAEECKRLRELRDLFWQTLHEKIPGIRMNGHPTERASNLLNITLPGYKTEALLPRLQKLGVSTGSACGTGAMVVSHVLRGIGLSVDEVQCSIRLSLGRWSNEEEVLRAAEILKNALH